A stretch of the Thermus thermophilus genome encodes the following:
- a CDS encoding SWIM zinc finger family protein, with amino-acid sequence MAAFPPEREEDFAPLLPEEVARRGLAYAREGRVRRVFRVGERLLGEVQGSEPTPYRVEVGPGLVGRCTCPYPFFPCKHAAALLYAYLERRPEDLWPRLKALSPEEAKGLLLRLSALPEVAFLLKEALFPEEAFAEGVRRLRQAFRLGGGEEEAKALLLRLSQAGKEEVAALLRALLEAPFDPGPYLGPVLRRHLELGGDLPFLLGLYLRHPFEALGEAFLELALKAPEKALALLAGREPLKRALKAELLFRLGREEEALGVLREGLEGVEDYLAFVERLLALGRREEALRYAEEAVAWFGKDPRLLPLLDLLVAHRGLPEDHLARFRLRPSLEDYLALKVKLGRAFAEERPRLLRQVQDPALLAQIHLLEEDWKALDRLLKRASPEAYPALAAVLEERLPEEAARLYLEAAKARVEAGGRAAYREAAGLLGRLARLDPRRAREAAWSLVRAYPRRWALREELAPLLGSPHEPHP; translated from the coding sequence GTGGCCGCTTTTCCCCCCGAACGCGAGGAGGACTTCGCCCCCCTTTTGCCCGAGGAGGTGGCGCGCCGCGGCCTGGCCTACGCCAGGGAGGGCCGGGTGAGGCGGGTCTTCCGGGTGGGGGAGAGGCTTTTGGGGGAGGTCCAGGGCTCGGAGCCCACGCCCTACCGGGTGGAGGTGGGGCCGGGGCTTGTGGGGCGTTGCACCTGCCCCTACCCCTTCTTTCCCTGCAAGCACGCCGCCGCCCTCCTCTACGCCTACCTGGAGAGGCGGCCCGAGGACCTTTGGCCCCGCCTGAAGGCCCTCTCTCCCGAGGAGGCCAAGGGGCTTCTCCTGCGGCTTTCTGCCCTCCCCGAGGTGGCCTTCCTCCTCAAAGAGGCCCTTTTCCCCGAGGAGGCCTTTGCCGAGGGGGTGCGGCGCCTCAGGCAGGCCTTCCGCCTGGGCGGGGGAGAGGAGGAGGCCAAGGCGCTTCTCCTTAGGCTTTCCCAGGCGGGGAAGGAGGAGGTGGCGGCCCTTTTGCGGGCCCTCCTCGAGGCCCCCTTTGACCCCGGGCCCTACCTCGGGCCCGTCCTCCGCCGCCACCTGGAGCTTGGGGGGGACCTCCCCTTCCTCCTCGGGCTTTACCTCCGCCACCCCTTTGAGGCCCTGGGGGAGGCCTTCTTGGAGCTCGCCCTGAAGGCGCCGGAAAAGGCCCTGGCCCTCCTTGCGGGGAGGGAGCCTCTAAAGCGCGCCCTTAAGGCGGAGCTCCTCTTCCGCCTGGGGCGGGAGGAGGAGGCTTTGGGGGTCTTGCGGGAGGGGCTTGAGGGGGTGGAGGACTACCTGGCCTTCGTGGAGCGCCTCCTCGCCCTGGGGAGGCGGGAGGAGGCCCTCCGGTACGCCGAGGAGGCCGTGGCTTGGTTCGGCAAGGACCCGAGGCTCCTTCCCCTCCTGGACCTCCTCGTGGCCCACCGGGGGCTTCCCGAGGACCACCTGGCCCGCTTCCGCTTGAGGCCTAGCCTCGAGGACTACCTGGCCCTCAAGGTCAAGCTGGGCCGGGCCTTCGCCGAGGAGAGGCCCCGCCTCCTCCGGCAGGTGCAAGACCCCGCCCTCCTCGCCCAAATCCACCTCCTGGAGGAGGACTGGAAGGCCTTGGACCGCCTCCTCAAGCGGGCTTCCCCGGAGGCCTACCCCGCCCTCGCCGCGGTCCTGGAGGAAAGGCTTCCCGAGGAGGCGGCCCGGCTTTACCTGGAGGCGGCCAAGGCCCGGGTGGAGGCGGGGGGGCGGGCGGCCTACCGGGAGGCGGCGGGGCTTCTTGGGCGGCTTGCCCGCCTGGACCCCAGGAGGGCCCGGGAGGCCGCTTGGAGCCTGGTTCGGGCCTATCCCCGGCGGTGGGCCCTGCGGGAGGAGCTCGCCCCCCTCTTGGGGAGCCCTCATGAACCTCACCCATAA
- a CDS encoding transposase, which translates to MRQDREHPLYHLDAETLLVAIYVWVDDELKALQAQGFKLPPKQKHQKATLAELLTLAIFVLLQGQDLAKGYLAAKTTLKAYFPSLPHLSRFYRVLQKAQGLLAHLAIRLSGGQGLLQVVDLKPIPLAHGHRIHGLDLPEAAVGVGPLGAFAGYVLMPVMNERGLFFRWAILPGNARETWGRDLLDGLPAVLGDRGFRWVQGVKTPPYRVRGGTVVETGWKEWMGRVRNWIETRFSVMVRSLGLHRIEARSYWGLVARVNLILLVHNLIRSRVLLRMAGVEL; encoded by the coding sequence ATGCGGCAAGATCGTGAGCACCCCCTTTACCATCTTGACGCAGAGACCCTTCTCGTGGCTATCTACGTCTGGGTAGATGACGAACTGAAAGCCCTGCAGGCCCAAGGATTCAAGCTCCCCCCAAAGCAAAAGCACCAGAAGGCCACCCTGGCCGAGCTCTTGACCCTCGCCATCTTCGTCCTGTTGCAAGGCCAGGACCTCGCCAAAGGCTACCTGGCCGCCAAGACCACCCTCAAGGCCTACTTCCCCTCCCTCCCCCACCTCTCCCGCTTCTACCGGGTCCTTCAGAAGGCTCAGGGGTTGTTGGCTCACCTGGCCATAAGGCTCTCCGGAGGGCAAGGTCTTCTGCAGGTGGTGGACCTCAAACCCATCCCCCTGGCCCACGGCCACCGGATTCACGGCTTGGACCTTCCTGAGGCCGCTGTGGGGGTGGGCCCCCTGGGGGCTTTCGCGGGCTACGTTCTCATGCCGGTGATGAACGAGCGCGGCCTCTTTTTTCGTTGGGCTATCCTCCCCGGGAATGCCCGGGAGACCTGGGGGAGGGACCTGCTGGACGGTCTGCCCGCGGTCTTGGGGGACCGGGGCTTTCGCTGGGTCCAGGGGGTCAAGACGCCACCCTATCGGGTCAGGGGAGGAACGGTGGTGGAGACGGGATGGAAAGAGTGGATGGGGAGGGTACGGAACTGGATTGAGACGCGGTTTAGCGTGATGGTGCGGTCTTTGGGGCTTCATCGGATAGAAGCGCGGTCCTACTGGGGGCTGGTGGCCCGGGTGAATCTCATCCTGCTCGTTCACAACCTCATACGTAGCCGGGTGCTTCTCAGGATGGCCGGGGTGGAGCTATGA
- the amrS gene encoding AmmeMemoRadiSam system radical SAM enzyme encodes MTLTATLREADLVRPLPKGYVQCRACAHYCAIPEGGSGKCGVRRNLGGRLYLVTYGKAAALHLDPVEKKPLYHFHPGEGILSVGTVGCNLFCAFCQNWPISQFREFRVSPEGHLDRPIGEDWPPKRLVAEAEALGVRLLAYTYNEPAVWIEYAHDTARLAKARGMKNVFVTSGFETKEAWDYIRPHLDAANVDLKGFTERFYREVCGARLKPVLESLEHLLASGVWVEVTTLLLEGYNDSDEEVRAMARFLKGLSPDIPWHLTAAHPDYRMLHLRPTRHATLVRAHAIAKEEGLRFVYVGNVLDEERSSTYCPDCGRLLLRRRGFRVEALWETPGVCPGCGQRIPGVWTW; translated from the coding sequence ATGACGCTTACCGCTACCCTAAGGGAGGCCGACCTGGTCCGGCCCCTGCCCAAAGGGTACGTGCAGTGCCGGGCCTGCGCCCACTACTGCGCCATCCCCGAAGGGGGCTCGGGCAAGTGCGGGGTGCGCCGGAACCTGGGGGGGAGGCTCTACCTGGTCACCTACGGCAAGGCCGCCGCCCTCCACCTGGACCCGGTGGAGAAGAAGCCCCTCTACCACTTCCACCCCGGGGAGGGCATCCTCTCCGTGGGCACCGTGGGGTGCAACCTCTTCTGCGCCTTCTGCCAGAACTGGCCGATCTCCCAGTTCCGGGAGTTCCGGGTCTCTCCAGAAGGGCACCTGGACCGCCCCATCGGCGAGGACTGGCCCCCAAAGCGCCTCGTGGCGGAGGCCGAGGCCTTGGGCGTGAGGCTTCTCGCCTACACCTACAACGAGCCCGCCGTCTGGATAGAGTACGCCCACGACACCGCCCGCCTGGCCAAGGCGCGGGGGATGAAGAACGTCTTCGTGACGAGCGGCTTTGAAACCAAAGAGGCCTGGGACTACATAAGGCCCCACCTGGACGCGGCCAACGTGGACCTGAAGGGCTTCACCGAGAGGTTCTACCGGGAGGTCTGCGGGGCCCGGCTCAAGCCCGTGCTGGAGAGCCTGGAGCACCTCTTGGCGAGCGGGGTCTGGGTGGAGGTCACCACGCTTCTCCTGGAGGGCTACAACGACTCGGACGAGGAGGTCCGGGCCATGGCCCGCTTCCTCAAGGGCCTCTCCCCGGACATCCCCTGGCACCTCACCGCCGCCCACCCCGACTACCGGATGCTCCACCTGAGGCCCACCCGGCACGCCACCCTGGTCCGGGCCCACGCCATCGCCAAGGAGGAGGGCCTGAGGTTCGTGTACGTGGGCAACGTCCTGGACGAGGAAAGGAGCTCCACCTACTGCCCGGACTGCGGCAGGCTCCTCTTGCGCCGGCGGGGCTTTCGGGTGGAGGCCCTGTGGGAGACCCCCGGGGTCTGCCCCGGGTGCGGCCAGCGCATCCCCGGCGTATGGACCTGGTGA
- the amrB gene encoding AmmeMemoRadiSam system protein B has translation MDLVRPPAVAGLFYPERGEALLSLVEGLLRGAQTPPKPQARGVLSPHAGYRYAGKVMAEAFRALSAWRGRARRVFLLGPSHFVPFSGVAFFPYRAWRTPLGEVAVDLEGGRRLLGRGAPFRAYREPFLEEHSLEVLLPFLQVALPQTPILPLLFGEVDPGEVAEALLGELGQKDLVVASSDLSHYHPDSVARELDAKTLRRALALDAEGVAQGEACGRLPWATLTALARALGWEPRLLAYATSAEAGGGEERVVGYGALAYVG, from the coding sequence ATGGACCTGGTGAGGCCCCCCGCCGTGGCCGGGCTCTTTTACCCGGAAAGGGGGGAAGCCCTCCTCAGCTTGGTGGAAGGCCTCCTACGGGGGGCCCAGACGCCCCCCAAGCCCCAGGCCCGGGGGGTTCTCTCCCCTCACGCGGGCTACCGCTACGCGGGCAAGGTGATGGCCGAGGCCTTCCGAGCCCTCTCCGCCTGGCGGGGAAGGGCAAGGCGGGTTTTCCTCCTGGGGCCGAGCCACTTCGTGCCCTTCTCCGGGGTGGCCTTCTTCCCCTACCGGGCCTGGCGCACCCCCTTGGGGGAGGTGGCGGTGGACCTGGAGGGGGGAAGGAGGCTCCTCGGCCGGGGAGCGCCCTTTCGCGCCTACCGGGAGCCCTTCCTGGAGGAGCATAGCCTCGAGGTCCTCCTCCCCTTCCTCCAGGTGGCCCTTCCCCAGACCCCCATCCTCCCCCTCCTCTTCGGGGAGGTGGACCCCGGGGAGGTGGCGGAGGCCCTACTAGGCGAACTGGGCCAAAAGGACCTGGTGGTGGCCTCCAGCGACCTCTCCCACTACCACCCCGACTCCGTGGCCCGGGAGCTGGACGCCAAGACCCTAAGGCGGGCCCTGGCCTTGGACGCCGAGGGGGTGGCCCAAGGGGAGGCCTGCGGCCGGCTCCCCTGGGCCACCCTCACCGCCTTGGCCCGGGCCCTTGGGTGGGAACCCCGGCTCCTCGCCTACGCCACCAGCGCCGAGGCCGGGGGAGGCGAGGAGCGGGTGGTGGGGTATGGGGCCTTGGCCTATGTAGGATGA
- a CDS encoding Uma2 family endonuclease, translating into MEVADASGAYDREVKAPLYARHGVQEVWVVDLAEGRVHRFLDPSPGGYREHHVLGPEDALSPRAFPELLVPVASLL; encoded by the coding sequence ATGGAGGTGGCCGACGCCTCGGGGGCCTACGACCGGGAGGTAAAAGCCCCCCTCTACGCCCGGCACGGGGTCCAGGAGGTCTGGGTGGTGGACCTCGCGGAGGGAAGGGTCCACCGCTTCCTGGACCCTTCCCCTGGGGGCTACCGGGAACACCACGTCCTGGGCCCCGAGGACGCCCTCTCCCCCAGGGCCTTTCCCGAGCTTCTCGTGCCGGTGGCCTCCCTCCTCTAA